The following proteins are encoded in a genomic region of Burkholderia diffusa:
- a CDS encoding aspartate aminotransferase family protein — MKQSIDALLREDRAHFMHPSTHAYDHETGALPGKIVRGAQGIRIEDHQGKRYIDAFAGLYCVNIGYGRTEVADAMHEQAKQLAYYHTYVGHSSDAIIELSSRIIDWAPAGMKKVYYGMSGSDANETQIKIVWYYNNVLGRPNKKKIISRERGYHGSGIVTGSLTGLPSFHQHFDLPIDRVKHTVCPHWYRKAPAGMSEAQFVAHCVEELEKLIAREGADTIAAFIAEPVMGTGGIIEPPAGYWPAIQAVLRKHDILLISDEVVCGFGRLGSKMGAQHFGIAPDLITVAKGLTSAYAPLSGVIVGEKVWDVIARGSQEHGPMGHGWTYSGHPVCAAAALANLAILERENLVGNAAEVGAYFGAKLRDAFGAHPLVGEVRSVGMLAALEFMADKDARTPFDPALKIGAQVSAAALQRGVIARAMPHGDILGFAPPLVMTRVEADEIVGIVKEAVDEVAERNLSSVA, encoded by the coding sequence ATGAAACAATCGATCGACGCACTGCTGCGCGAGGACCGCGCCCACTTCATGCACCCGTCGACGCATGCATACGACCACGAGACCGGTGCGCTGCCCGGCAAGATCGTGCGCGGCGCGCAAGGCATTCGCATCGAAGATCACCAGGGCAAGCGCTATATCGACGCGTTTGCCGGCCTCTACTGCGTGAACATCGGCTATGGCCGCACCGAAGTCGCCGACGCGATGCACGAGCAGGCGAAGCAGCTTGCGTACTACCACACGTATGTCGGCCACTCGTCGGACGCGATCATCGAGCTGTCGTCGCGCATCATCGACTGGGCGCCGGCGGGGATGAAGAAGGTCTACTACGGGATGTCGGGTTCCGACGCCAACGAGACGCAGATCAAGATCGTCTGGTACTACAACAACGTGCTCGGCCGCCCCAACAAGAAGAAGATCATCTCGCGCGAGCGCGGCTATCACGGCTCGGGCATCGTGACGGGCAGCCTCACGGGCCTGCCGAGCTTCCACCAGCATTTCGACCTGCCGATCGATCGCGTGAAGCACACGGTGTGTCCGCACTGGTATCGCAAGGCACCGGCTGGAATGAGCGAAGCGCAGTTCGTCGCGCACTGCGTCGAGGAACTCGAGAAGCTGATCGCGCGCGAAGGCGCCGATACGATTGCCGCGTTCATCGCGGAACCGGTGATGGGCACGGGCGGCATCATCGAGCCGCCGGCCGGCTACTGGCCTGCGATCCAGGCCGTGCTGCGCAAGCACGACATCCTGCTGATCTCGGATGAAGTGGTCTGCGGATTCGGGCGCCTGGGCTCGAAGATGGGCGCGCAGCACTTCGGGATCGCCCCTGACCTCATCACGGTCGCAAAGGGGCTGACGAGTGCGTATGCGCCGCTGTCGGGCGTGATCGTCGGCGAGAAGGTGTGGGACGTAATTGCGCGCGGCTCGCAGGAGCATGGGCCGATGGGGCACGGCTGGACGTATTCGGGTCACCCGGTATGCGCGGCCGCCGCACTCGCGAACCTGGCGATTCTCGAACGCGAGAACCTGGTCGGCAACGCTGCCGAAGTGGGCGCGTATTTTGGCGCGAAGCTGCGTGACGCGTTCGGCGCGCATCCGCTCGTCGGTGAGGTCCGCAGTGTCGGGATGCTGGCGGCGCTCGAGTTCATGGCCGACAAGGACGCACGCACGCCGTTCGATCCGGCGCTGAAGATCGGCGCGCAGGTATCGGCCGCGGCGCTGCAGCGCGGGGTGATCGCGCGCGCGATGCCGCACGGCGATATTCTGGGTTTTGCGCCGCCGCTGGTGATGACGCGGGTGGAAGCCGACGAGATCGTCGGGATCGTGAAGGAAGCGGTGGACGAGGTCGCGGAGCGCAATCTGTCGAGCGTCGCCTGA
- the doeA gene encoding ectoine hydrolase DoeA (DoeA (degradation of ectoine A) is also called EutD (ectoine utilization D).), with the protein MSAVIETHEAGPRLAFERSEYAARIAKTRAAMQRAGIDLLIVTDPTNMAWLTGYDGWSFYVHQCVLLPMDGEPVWYGRGQDANGAKRTVFMSHDSIVGYLDHYVQSTARHPMDYLSTEVIAARGWSTLRIGVELDNYYFSAAAYASLQKHLPAARWVDATALVNWQRAVKSPREIEYMRVAARIVERMHAHIVDTIEPGMKKSDLVAQIYATGIGGADGFGGDYPAIVPLLPTGADAAAPHLTWDDSVFARGAGTFFEIAGCYRRYHCPLSRTVYLGKPPAHFIEGERAVVEGIEAGLAAAKPGNVCEDIANAFFAVLRRAGIDKDSRCGYPIGASYPPDWGERTMSLRPGDRTVLEPGMTFHFMPGLWLDDWGLEITESILITETGVETFCNVPRKLFVKE; encoded by the coding sequence ATGTCCGCAGTCATAGAAACCCACGAAGCCGGGCCGCGTCTCGCGTTCGAGCGCAGCGAGTATGCCGCGCGCATCGCGAAGACGCGCGCGGCGATGCAGCGGGCCGGCATCGACCTGCTGATCGTTACCGACCCGACCAACATGGCCTGGCTTACCGGCTATGACGGCTGGTCGTTCTACGTGCATCAGTGCGTGCTGCTGCCGATGGACGGCGAGCCGGTCTGGTACGGCCGCGGCCAGGACGCGAACGGCGCGAAGCGCACCGTGTTCATGTCGCATGACAGCATCGTCGGCTATCTGGATCACTACGTGCAGTCGACGGCCCGTCACCCGATGGACTACCTGTCGACCGAGGTGATCGCCGCGCGCGGCTGGAGCACGCTGCGCATCGGCGTCGAGCTAGACAACTACTACTTCAGCGCAGCGGCGTACGCGTCGCTTCAGAAGCATCTGCCGGCGGCGCGCTGGGTCGATGCGACGGCGCTCGTGAACTGGCAGCGTGCGGTGAAATCGCCGCGCGAGATCGAGTACATGCGCGTCGCCGCGCGGATCGTCGAGCGCATGCATGCGCACATCGTCGACACCATCGAGCCGGGCATGAAGAAGAGCGATCTCGTCGCGCAGATCTATGCGACCGGGATCGGCGGCGCGGACGGCTTCGGTGGCGACTATCCGGCGATCGTGCCGCTGCTGCCGACCGGCGCCGACGCGGCCGCGCCGCACCTGACCTGGGACGACTCGGTGTTCGCGCGCGGCGCGGGCACGTTTTTCGAGATCGCCGGCTGCTACCGCCGCTATCACTGCCCGCTGTCGCGCACCGTCTATCTCGGCAAGCCGCCCGCCCACTTCATCGAAGGCGAACGCGCGGTGGTCGAGGGGATCGAGGCGGGACTCGCGGCCGCGAAGCCCGGCAACGTATGCGAGGACATCGCGAATGCATTTTTCGCGGTGCTGCGCCGCGCGGGCATCGACAAGGACAGCCGCTGCGGCTACCCGATCGGCGCGAGCTACCCGCCGGACTGGGGCGAGCGCACGATGAGCCTGCGCCCGGGCGATCGCACGGTGCTCGAACCCGGCATGACGTTCCATTTCATGCCCGGGCTGTGGCTCGACGACTGGGGGCTGGAGATCACCGAAAGCATCCTGATCACCGAAACCGGCGTGGAGACGTTTTGCAACGTGCCGCGCAAGCTGTTCGTGAAGGAGTAG
- a CDS encoding PLP-dependent aminotransferase family protein, protein MGRTEVSARWHDAIGTVHGIESKYKRLVKAIAADIESGALAPGARLAPQRDVASSLGVSVQTVTNAYKELERQGLIRCEVGRGSFVAARVTESMSNYILDTAERELVDFSIARIVHTPEHDAAWRAVCAALADADDQPWIRSFRPIAGLDAHREAGAAWLASLNLPVHPESLLITNGAAHGIFLALASIVGPGDTVLCESLTDHGVIGSANVLGFTLKGLEMDEHGIRPEHFEEMCDGERISALVCTPTLNNPTVSMMSDSRRKSIARIASRYGVYVIEDDVYGPLPAKTATPIASLIPDLGFYCTSMTKSVLTGLRTGYLAMPRRLALRVESVLRVSSWMATSPIAEIATRWIADGTARRLVELQRQRLAVRQDMVKAALGPYVLGAHPNALSAWLRVPDYWQADRLVRELRARKIAVTSPDPFLVGGTERPNAVRVCIGAETTDAACNAALATIAGVFEQYPHVHDFH, encoded by the coding sequence ATGGGACGGACCGAGGTATCGGCGCGTTGGCACGACGCGATCGGCACGGTGCACGGCATCGAGTCGAAATACAAGCGGCTCGTGAAGGCGATCGCCGCCGACATCGAAAGCGGCGCCCTCGCACCGGGCGCGCGGCTCGCGCCGCAGCGCGACGTGGCGTCGAGCCTTGGCGTCAGCGTGCAGACCGTCACCAATGCGTACAAGGAACTCGAGAGACAGGGCCTGATCCGCTGCGAAGTCGGGCGCGGCAGCTTCGTGGCCGCGCGCGTGACCGAATCGATGTCGAACTACATTCTCGACACGGCCGAGCGCGAGCTGGTCGACTTCTCGATCGCGCGCATCGTCCACACGCCGGAGCACGATGCCGCGTGGCGGGCCGTCTGCGCGGCGCTGGCCGATGCCGACGACCAGCCCTGGATTCGCTCGTTCCGTCCGATCGCGGGCCTCGATGCGCATCGCGAGGCCGGCGCCGCATGGCTCGCGTCACTCAATCTGCCGGTTCATCCCGAATCGCTGCTGATCACGAACGGTGCCGCGCACGGCATCTTCCTCGCGCTCGCGTCGATCGTCGGGCCGGGCGACACCGTGCTGTGCGAGAGCCTGACCGACCACGGCGTAATTGGCTCCGCGAACGTGCTCGGGTTTACGCTGAAGGGGCTCGAGATGGACGAACACGGGATCCGTCCCGAACATTTCGAGGAAATGTGCGACGGCGAGCGGATCAGTGCGCTCGTTTGCACGCCGACCCTCAATAACCCGACCGTATCGATGATGTCCGATTCGCGCCGCAAGTCGATTGCGCGCATTGCGTCGCGCTATGGCGTGTACGTGATCGAGGACGACGTATACGGCCCACTGCCCGCGAAGACGGCCACGCCGATCGCGAGCCTGATTCCCGACCTCGGCTTCTACTGCACGAGCATGACGAAATCGGTGCTGACCGGGCTGCGCACCGGCTATCTCGCGATGCCGAGGCGGCTCGCGCTGCGTGTCGAGAGCGTGCTGCGCGTGAGCAGCTGGATGGCGACGTCACCGATCGCGGAGATCGCGACGCGCTGGATCGCAGACGGCACCGCGCGGCGGCTCGTCGAACTGCAGCGGCAACGGCTCGCGGTGCGTCAGGACATGGTGAAGGCCGCGCTCGGCCCCTATGTGCTGGGTGCGCATCCGAATGCGCTGTCGGCGTGGTTGCGCGTGCCCGACTACTGGCAGGCTGACCGGCTCGTGCGCGAATTGCGCGCCCGCAAGATCGCGGTGACGTCGCCCGATCCGTTCCTCGTCGGCGGCACCGAGCGGCCGAACGCGGTGCGTGTGTGCATCGGTGCGGAGACGACGGATGCTGCATGCAACGCTGCGCTGGCGACGATCGCGGGCGTGTTCGAGCAGTATCCGCACGTGCACGATTTTCACTGA
- the eutB gene encoding hydroxyectoine utilization dehydratase EutB, whose translation MSFLSLSDVYRARRRIAGHACVTPLVASAALSARTGASVHLKLETLQPTGSFKLRGATNALAELAARRVTRVVTASTGNHGRAVAHAARTFGIEAAVCMSSLVPANKVDAVAALGARVVIAGDSQDDAQAEARRLVRDEGYAYVPPFDDPRIIAGQATIGVEILEALPDTCTLVVPLSGGGLFSGVAFAAKAIRPAIEVIGVSMARGAAMHASLAAGRPIDIDEQPTLADSLGGGIGLDNRYTFDMTRALADGVVLLDEPAIARGVMHAYREERLVVEGAGAVGMAALLDERIARRDRGGPIVVIVSGANIDMAVHRRLVSEN comes from the coding sequence ATGTCCTTCCTGTCGCTGTCCGACGTCTACCGCGCGCGCCGACGCATCGCCGGGCACGCGTGCGTTACGCCGCTTGTCGCGTCCGCCGCGTTGTCCGCGCGGACCGGCGCCTCCGTTCATCTGAAACTCGAAACGCTGCAGCCGACCGGCAGCTTCAAGCTGCGCGGCGCGACCAACGCGCTCGCCGAGCTCGCGGCACGGCGCGTGACGCGCGTCGTCACCGCATCGACCGGAAACCACGGCCGCGCGGTCGCCCATGCGGCACGCACGTTCGGTATCGAGGCCGCGGTCTGCATGTCGTCGCTCGTGCCGGCGAACAAGGTCGACGCGGTTGCCGCGCTCGGTGCGCGGGTCGTGATCGCCGGCGACAGCCAGGACGACGCGCAGGCCGAGGCGCGGCGCCTCGTGCGCGATGAAGGCTACGCGTACGTGCCGCCGTTCGACGACCCGCGCATCATCGCGGGGCAGGCGACGATCGGCGTCGAGATTCTCGAAGCGCTGCCCGATACGTGCACGCTCGTCGTGCCGCTGTCCGGCGGCGGGTTGTTCAGCGGCGTTGCGTTTGCCGCGAAGGCGATCCGGCCCGCGATCGAGGTGATCGGCGTGTCGATGGCGCGCGGTGCCGCGATGCACGCGAGTCTCGCGGCCGGACGACCGATCGACATCGATGAACAGCCGACGCTCGCCGATTCGCTCGGCGGTGGCATCGGTCTGGACAACCGTTATACGTTCGACATGACGCGCGCACTCGCCGACGGCGTCGTGCTGCTCGACGAGCCGGCGATCGCGCGCGGCGTCATGCATGCGTACCGCGAAGAGCGTCTGGTCGTGGAAGGCGCGGGTGCGGTCGGCATGGCCGCATTGCTGGACGAACGGATCGCGCGTCGCGATCGCGGCGGTCCGATCGTCGTGATCGTCAGCGGTGCGAACATCGACATGGCCGTGCATCGCCGGCTCGTTTCGGAGAACTGA
- a CDS encoding Lrp/AsnC family transcriptional regulator produces the protein MIKLDRYDLAILRILERDGRITKSKLAEAVNLSISPAWERVRKLEESGVIRGYRADVDWIGTFSGSRIVVEVTLSRHTAPDMRRFEERVSAAPEVAQCYATGGGVDYVLHVIAHDIDHYQRFIDTLLMEDLGIERYFTYIVTKVVKCESGGAPDWL, from the coding sequence GTGATCAAGCTCGACCGATACGACCTGGCGATCCTGCGCATCCTCGAGCGCGACGGGCGCATCACGAAGTCGAAGCTCGCGGAGGCCGTGAACCTGTCGATCTCGCCCGCGTGGGAGCGCGTGCGCAAGCTCGAGGAAAGCGGCGTGATCCGCGGCTATCGCGCGGACGTCGACTGGATCGGCACGTTCTCAGGCAGTCGCATCGTCGTCGAGGTAACGCTGTCGCGTCATACCGCGCCCGACATGCGGCGCTTCGAGGAGCGCGTGAGCGCGGCGCCCGAAGTCGCGCAGTGCTATGCGACCGGCGGCGGCGTCGACTACGTGCTGCACGTGATCGCGCACGACATCGATCACTACCAGCGCTTCATCGACACGTTGCTGATGGAGGATCTCGGCATCGAGCGCTACTTCACGTACATCGTGACGAAAGTCGTGAAGTGCGAATCCGGTGGCGCGCCGGACTGGCTCTGA
- the doeB gene encoding N(2)-acetyl-L-2,4-diaminobutanoate deacetylase DoeB, with the protein MRASPITPTVDFDADGEQHGFLKLPYSRDDSAWGAIMIPVTVVKRGDGPTVLLTGGNHGDEYEGPVALSKLAGSLKAADVTGRVIVVPFMNYPAFRAGCRTSPIDAGNLNRSFPGRPDGTVTEKIADYFQRHLLPLATHVLDIHAGGRTLDFVPFAAIHVLDDRDQQARCERAMRAFGAPYSMRMLELDSVGLFDTAAEAAGKVFVSTELGGGGSSTAASVAIAERGVYGFLAHAGVIAKDVIEGTAPRTTTLLDMPDGSCFTTSEHRGLLEMCRDLGSEVNAGDVLARVHDIDRTGVAPVEYVARRRGLLAARHFPGIVQAGDTIAVVADIVERNIPVSV; encoded by the coding sequence ATGCGTGCTTCTCCCATCACGCCGACCGTCGACTTCGACGCGGACGGCGAACAGCATGGCTTTCTGAAGCTGCCTTACTCGCGCGACGATTCCGCGTGGGGCGCGATCATGATTCCGGTGACCGTCGTGAAGCGAGGCGACGGGCCGACGGTATTGCTCACCGGTGGCAATCACGGCGACGAATACGAAGGACCCGTCGCGCTGTCGAAGCTCGCCGGTTCGCTGAAGGCGGCCGACGTGACCGGTCGCGTGATCGTCGTACCGTTCATGAACTACCCGGCGTTTCGCGCCGGCTGCCGCACGTCGCCGATCGATGCGGGCAATCTCAACCGCAGCTTTCCAGGGCGTCCGGACGGCACCGTCACCGAGAAGATCGCCGATTACTTCCAGCGTCATCTGCTGCCGCTCGCGACGCACGTGCTCGACATTCACGCGGGCGGTCGCACGCTCGACTTCGTGCCATTCGCTGCGATCCACGTGCTGGACGACCGCGACCAGCAAGCACGCTGCGAGCGCGCGATGCGCGCGTTCGGCGCGCCTTACTCGATGCGCATGCTGGAGCTCGACAGCGTCGGGCTCTTCGACACCGCGGCCGAGGCGGCCGGCAAGGTGTTCGTGTCGACCGAGCTGGGTGGCGGCGGATCGTCGACGGCCGCGAGCGTCGCGATTGCCGAACGTGGCGTGTATGGATTTCTCGCGCATGCCGGTGTGATCGCGAAGGACGTGATCGAGGGCACCGCGCCGCGCACGACGACGCTGCTCGACATGCCGGACGGTTCGTGCTTCACGACCAGCGAGCATCGCGGGCTGCTCGAGATGTGCCGCGATCTCGGCAGCGAGGTGAATGCCGGCGACGTGCTCGCGCGCGTGCATGACATCGACCGAACGGGCGTCGCGCCGGTCGAATACGTCGCGCGGCGGCGCGGGTTGCTCGCGGCCCGCCACTTCCCGGGCATCGTTCAGGCCGGCGACACGATCGCGGTGGTTGCCGACATCGTCGAGCGAAATATTCCGGTGTCCGTATAA
- a CDS encoding cyclodeaminase — MAHPVMLLGQAQLRALVPLDLAAIDQVEAAFVSLATDAVVMPPILNLALPARHGEVDVKTAYLPSFDSFAIKVSPGFFDNPSLGLPSLNGLMLVLSARTGLTEAVLLDNGYLTAVRTAAAGAVAARRLARADARRAAIIGAGEQARLQLDALRLVRDITHVTVWARDAERAARFAADVRAAHGIDAVVARSVHAALADADIAVTTTPSREALVHAEDLHPGLHVTAMGSDADYKTELAPSVFGAARYFCDRLQQTRVAGELAHAIAAGAVAADAVFPELGEVVVGLRDGRTHRDDITICDLTGTGAQDTAIAVLALQRARAAEVGTIFHNDLTT; from the coding sequence ATGGCCCATCCCGTCATGCTGCTCGGGCAGGCGCAACTGCGCGCACTGGTCCCGCTCGATCTGGCCGCGATCGACCAGGTCGAGGCCGCATTCGTGTCGCTCGCGACCGACGCAGTCGTCATGCCGCCGATCCTCAATCTCGCGTTGCCGGCGCGGCACGGTGAAGTCGACGTGAAGACGGCGTACCTGCCGAGCTTCGACAGCTTTGCGATCAAGGTGAGTCCCGGCTTCTTCGACAACCCGTCGCTCGGGTTGCCGAGCCTGAACGGGCTAATGCTCGTGCTGTCCGCGCGCACCGGCCTCACCGAAGCCGTGTTGCTCGACAACGGCTACCTGACGGCCGTGCGCACCGCCGCGGCCGGCGCGGTGGCCGCGCGCCGGCTCGCGCGCGCCGATGCGCGACGCGCGGCGATCATTGGCGCGGGCGAACAGGCGCGGCTGCAGCTCGATGCATTAAGGCTTGTGCGCGACATCACGCACGTGACCGTCTGGGCGCGCGACGCCGAGCGAGCGGCGCGCTTCGCGGCCGACGTGCGTGCCGCGCACGGAATCGACGCGGTTGTCGCGCGTTCGGTGCATGCGGCGCTCGCCGACGCGGACATAGCGGTGACGACGACTCCGAGCCGTGAGGCGCTCGTGCACGCCGAGGATCTGCATCCGGGGCTGCACGTGACCGCGATGGGCTCGGATGCCGACTACAAGACCGAACTTGCGCCGTCGGTGTTCGGTGCGGCGCGCTACTTCTGCGACCGGTTGCAGCAGACCCGCGTGGCCGGCGAACTCGCGCACGCGATCGCCGCCGGAGCGGTCGCGGCCGACGCGGTGTTTCCGGAACTCGGCGAAGTGGTTGTCGGGTTGCGCGATGGCCGTACTCATCGCGACGACATCACGATCTGCGATCTGACCGGCACAGGTGCACAGGACACCGCTATTGCCGTGCTCGCGCTGCAGCGCGCCCGCGCGGCAGAGGTGGGCACGATTTTTCACAACGACCTCACGACTTGA
- a CDS encoding NAD-dependent succinate-semialdehyde dehydrogenase yields MLPGHPVLFKSTCYVDGRWIHSDSAATVAVVNPADQAVIGHVPMLERTQIVAAVDAAQRAFDTWRWTPQDVRSAALLRWHALILRHLDDLAALLSLEQGKPLAESRGEIRYAASFVEWFANEAKRVAGRTIPTHIDGAHLGTVMEPVGVAVLITPWNFPAAMITRKAAAAIAVGCTVVVKPAHETPFSALALAQLADEAGFPAGVFNVVLGEPQMAMETLVGDARVRAVSFTGSTRVGRLVTETAAKAGIRKVALELGGNAPFIVTEDADLEQAVRIAVGAKFQTSGQDCCAANRIFVARRLYDAFVRCYANAVRELKTGPAFEPDVDVGPLMHQAAFDATAARVDDARARGARIVAGGRPHALGGWFYEPTVIADAAPGMRVYDDENFAPISAVCAFDTLDEVVDKANDTEYGLAAYVCSTRIDTIFQLVRRLDFAMVSVNGVKFTGAPIPFGGMKASGLGREGGAEGFEPFTETKYFCLGNLGLPVAATA; encoded by the coding sequence ATGTTGCCCGGACACCCCGTTCTGTTCAAGTCGACGTGCTATGTCGACGGTCGCTGGATCCACAGCGACAGTGCCGCGACGGTCGCCGTCGTGAACCCCGCCGATCAGGCCGTGATCGGCCATGTGCCGATGCTCGAGCGCACACAGATCGTCGCTGCCGTCGACGCCGCGCAGCGTGCGTTCGACACGTGGCGCTGGACGCCGCAAGACGTGCGTAGCGCGGCGCTGCTGCGCTGGCATGCGCTGATCCTGCGGCATCTCGACGATCTCGCCGCGCTGCTGTCGCTCGAGCAGGGCAAGCCGCTCGCCGAATCGCGCGGAGAGATCCGCTATGCGGCGAGCTTCGTCGAATGGTTCGCGAACGAGGCGAAGCGCGTCGCGGGCCGCACGATTCCGACGCACATCGACGGCGCGCATCTCGGCACGGTGATGGAGCCGGTCGGTGTCGCGGTGCTGATCACGCCGTGGAATTTCCCGGCGGCGATGATCACGCGCAAGGCGGCGGCCGCGATCGCGGTGGGCTGCACGGTGGTGGTGAAGCCCGCGCACGAGACGCCGTTTTCGGCGCTCGCGCTCGCGCAGCTTGCCGACGAGGCCGGGTTCCCGGCCGGCGTGTTCAACGTCGTGCTCGGCGAACCGCAGATGGCGATGGAAACGCTCGTCGGCGACGCGCGTGTGCGTGCGGTGAGCTTCACCGGATCGACGCGTGTCGGGCGGCTCGTCACCGAAACCGCCGCGAAGGCCGGCATTCGCAAGGTTGCGCTCGAACTGGGCGGCAATGCGCCGTTCATCGTGACCGAGGACGCGGATCTCGAACAGGCGGTGCGGATCGCCGTCGGCGCGAAGTTCCAGACTTCCGGCCAGGACTGCTGCGCGGCGAACCGGATCTTCGTCGCGCGCCGGCTCTATGACGCATTCGTCAGGTGCTACGCGAACGCGGTGCGTGAACTGAAGACCGGCCCCGCGTTCGAGCCGGACGTCGATGTCGGTCCGCTGATGCACCAGGCCGCGTTCGACGCGACGGCGGCACGCGTGGACGACGCGCGCGCGCGCGGAGCCCGCATCGTCGCGGGCGGTCGGCCGCACGCGCTCGGCGGCTGGTTCTACGAACCGACCGTGATCGCGGACGCCGCACCCGGCATGCGCGTGTACGACGACGAGAACTTCGCGCCGATCTCGGCGGTGTGCGCGTTCGACACGCTCGACGAAGTGGTCGACAAGGCCAACGACACCGAGTACGGCCTCGCCGCCTACGTTTGCTCGACACGCATCGACACGATCTTCCAGCTCGTGCGGCGGCTCGACTTCGCGATGGTGTCGGTCAACGGCGTGAAATTCACCGGTGCGCCGATCCCGTTCGGCGGAATGAAGGCGTCGGGCCTCGGGCGCGAAGGCGGCGCCGAAGGGTTCGAACCGTTCACCGAAACCAAGTACTTCTGCCTCGGCAATCTCGGCCTGCCCGTCGCGGCGACGGCCTGA
- a CDS encoding MarR family winged helix-turn-helix transcriptional regulator has translation MTNLHDLRLAVSSLLVLTARKWRRTSDAVLTAYNVSEACATPLLIAGRLGEGVRQGTLAEHVGIEGPSLVRLLDQLCAAGLARRDEDPHDRRAKTISLTAAGRAVTAKMEEDLRVLRAQVLKGVTRADLEATLRVLNAFNAADAQHPASRPPHSAGSAS, from the coding sequence ATGACCAACCTGCACGACCTCCGCCTCGCCGTCAGCAGCCTGCTGGTGCTCACCGCGCGCAAATGGCGCCGCACGAGCGACGCCGTGCTGACCGCGTACAACGTGTCCGAAGCCTGCGCGACGCCGTTGCTGATTGCCGGCCGCCTCGGCGAAGGCGTGCGCCAGGGCACGCTCGCCGAGCACGTGGGTATCGAGGGACCGTCGCTCGTGCGCCTGCTCGACCAGCTGTGCGCCGCGGGCCTCGCTCGCCGCGACGAAGATCCGCACGACCGCCGCGCAAAAACGATCTCGTTGACGGCCGCCGGCCGCGCGGTCACCGCGAAGATGGAAGAAGACCTGCGCGTGCTGCGCGCCCAGGTGCTCAAGGGCGTCACGCGCGCCGATCTCGAAGCGACGCTGCGCGTGCTGAACGCATTCAACGCGGCCGATGCGCAGCATCCGGCATCGCGTCCGCCTCACTCCGCCGGTTCAGCGTCATGA